Genomic segment of Vicinamibacteria bacterium:
CGAATCACCGATTCCCCGTCCTCACGGAACGTCACGACGATTCCCTCTCTGTCCAGAAGCTCGCGCATCCCGGCGGGGTCGCGGCCGTGGACAAAGCTCACGATTGGGGAATCGTTCATCGGCGGAGTCCAGGTATCGAAACCCAGCCCGACGAGGCCCTGACGGAGCTCCTGGGCAAGCGCGACCGTGTGGTTTCGTATCCGATCGAGGCCGACGCGCTTCAAATAGTCGAGAGCGGCGTTCAGCTGATAGACGGTGCCGAAGGCGGCGCTCGCGTATTCGTATTTTCTCGCCGTCTCGTGCATCTCGAAGTGATAATCAGCAAGATCCTCAGCCGCTGTTCCGTGTCCGTAACGGTCCGGCCGCACGCGATCGAGATGTTCCTCGCGCACGAAGAACGGAGCGGCGCCGAAGCTCGAGAAAAGCCATTTATAAGAGTTGCAGGAGACGAAATCGACCCCCTCCTCGCGCAAGTTCGTGGGGAAGTGTCCGAGAGCCTGAACCCCGTCGGCAAAGAGAAGGGTTCCCTTGGCGTGCGCCAGCTCCGTCAGCCCTTGGAGGTTCTCGAGGTATCCGTTTCGGTTGGAGACCCAGGCCACGGAGACGAGCTTCGTTCTCCCATCGATCTGGGCGTCGAAATCCTCGATGTCGGCACGACCGTCCTTCTGCGAAACGATGCGAAGCTCGATGCCCTTCTGGTTCTCGAGCGCT
This window contains:
- a CDS encoding aminotransferase class V-fold PLP-dependent enzyme: MSSFDRRTFLKTTAAGLAVVPAARGLALPSDDDPLGVRADFPVTETHTYLNTASVGPLPKPVRDAGVAYLDENMRAPFSARRADTREEARTRFAALFGAKPEEVAMLYSTSDGENIVASALDLRPGDNVVIDELHFTTTFVLYRALENQKGIELRIVSQKDGRADIEDFDAQIDGRTKLVSVAWVSNRNGYLENLQGLTELAHAKGTLLFADGVQALGHFPTNLREEGVDFVSCNSYKWLFSSFGAAPFFVREEHLDRVRPDRYGHGTAAEDLADYHFEMHETARKYEYASAAFGTVYQLNAALDYLKRVGLDRIRNHTVALAQELRQGLVGLGFDTWTPPMNDSPIVSFVHGRDPAGMRELLDREGIVVTFREDGESVIR